The following proteins are encoded in a genomic region of Arachis ipaensis cultivar K30076 chromosome B02, Araip1.1, whole genome shotgun sequence:
- the LOC107627658 gene encoding uncharacterized protein LOC107627658: MTDMGLMSYFLGIKVLRKDDEIFISQMKYANDILKKFQMEHSKPVLTPVEEKFKLLGEDKGRTVNPTYYKILIGSLRYLTATRPDIVFGVRLLSRFMEEPCTNHLQTAKRILRYIKGTLNDGIYYQNTNEINLVGYTNSDWAEDIETRKSISGFVFHLGSIVISWSSKK; the protein is encoded by the coding sequence ATGACGGATATGGGCTTGATGTCTTATTTCCTTGGCATCAAAGTTCTTCGAAAAGATGATGAAATTTTCATTTCTCAGATGAAATATGcaaatgatattttgaaaaaatttcagaTGGAACATTCAAAGCCAGTTCTTACTCCAGTCGAAGAGAAGTTCAAGTTGCTGGGAGAAGATAAAGGAAGAACAGTAAATCCTACATATTACAAAATTTTGattggaagtctaaggtacttaaCTGCAACCAGACCAGATATTGTGTTTGGAGTTCGTTTGCTTAGCAGATTTATGGAGGAGCCTTGTACCAACCATTTGCAAACGGCAAAAAGAATTCTTCGATATATCAAAGGTACTTTAAATGATGGAATTTATTATCAGAATACTAATGAAATAAACCTTGTTGGCTACACTAATAGTGATTGGGCCGAAGATatagaaacaagaaaaagtatTTCAGGGTTTGTATTTCATCTTGGTTCTATTGTAATTTCATGGTCGTCAAAGAAATAA